The Tolypothrix sp. PCC 7712 genome includes a window with the following:
- a CDS encoding vWA domain-containing protein, with the protein MLMLAAFASPSFGQAKVAEIVGNPTVNDDRVTIRIKVKSAEERPIMGLQDTNFKLLVDKKEVSFNNKDWKSPEETIPPPAWIIVLLDFSGSMRELDSSKTKKIAGAIKAIRQLTSVLKDRGENTQIAIVPFGEPGDKCPQGYSINQDTLDKFFAANDFKLQNNLDYLESLTPCASTNLYEPLTKAVKFLANTADYRFYPPKDSPQPQPRLSIILLSDGYHNFANEAQDFQSLISLLKRNSNIIVHTLGYGLTPEQLGQKYKLGRPAIRADINSRKVPEAEFVDKQRLAEIAKTTGGIAEFSGDAEAIAENLQLFLNALLGEYEINYTQPNAERGSKHNVQVLVTSNANKPVQSPPKAYTITVFGRSLPLTVRMSMLACILVLLSLGGIVPFFLWGEYLKKEALGD; encoded by the coding sequence ATGCTAATGTTAGCTGCGTTTGCATCTCCTAGTTTTGGACAAGCAAAGGTTGCAGAAATTGTGGGTAACCCTACTGTTAATGATGACAGAGTTACTATTCGCATTAAGGTTAAAAGTGCAGAAGAAAGACCTATTATGGGTCTACAAGATACGAATTTTAAATTATTAGTAGACAAAAAAGAAGTTTCGTTTAACAACAAAGATTGGAAAAGCCCTGAGGAAACTATACCACCACCAGCATGGATTATTGTCCTGCTTGATTTTAGTGGAAGTATGAGAGAGCTAGATAGTAGTAAGACAAAAAAAATTGCGGGAGCAATTAAAGCAATTCGCCAGTTAACCAGCGTCTTAAAAGACCGTGGAGAAAATACCCAAATAGCAATTGTTCCCTTTGGCGAACCTGGCGATAAATGTCCTCAAGGATATTCGATTAATCAAGATACTCTGGATAAATTTTTTGCTGCTAATGATTTTAAGCTACAAAATAATCTTGATTACTTAGAGAGTTTAACTCCCTGTGCTTCTACCAACCTTTATGAACCATTAACAAAAGCAGTCAAGTTTTTAGCTAATACCGCAGACTATCGTTTTTATCCGCCAAAAGATTCTCCCCAACCTCAGCCTAGACTTTCAATTATTCTGCTATCTGATGGTTATCACAATTTTGCAAATGAAGCCCAGGATTTTCAAAGTTTAATCAGTCTTTTAAAAAGAAATAGCAATATTATAGTGCATACCTTGGGGTATGGTTTAACCCCAGAACAGCTAGGTCAAAAATATAAGCTTGGCAGACCAGCTATTCGTGCAGATATTAATAGCCGTAAGGTTCCAGAAGCAGAATTTGTAGATAAACAAAGGTTAGCTGAAATTGCCAAAACCACTGGCGGAATAGCTGAGTTTTCTGGAGATGCAGAAGCCATTGCTGAAAATCTGCAGCTTTTTCTCAATGCTTTGCTAGGAGAGTACGAAATTAACTATACCCAACCTAACGCGGAACGTGGTTCTAAGCATAATGTGCAGGTTTTAGTAACTTCTAACGCTAATAAACCAGTACAGTCCCCACCAAAAGCTTACACCATCACTGTGTTTGGTAGATCTCTTCCCTTAACAGTAAGAATGTCTATGTTGGCGTGTATTTTGGTTTTGCTTTCATTAGGTGGTATAGTGCCATTTTTCTTGTGGGGTGAATACTTAAAAAAAGAAGCACTGGGAGATTAA
- a CDS encoding AAA family ATPase: MSASKTDPKTVYTGKKQPTEEDVDGNGQRIYPYLPDQPLVEAVNLAIYLKRPLLLKGEPGCGKTQLARAVAYELGSHSNFKTWCINSNSRAKDGLYTYNSIKQLLDTQLAGSSHEKTSKEAIKRLENPYESYVKLKALGEAFNNEERTVVLIDEIDKADIDFPNDLLNVLEEKYFEIEEIGKRIPELSSEKTSPIIFITSNDEKPLPEAFLRRCLFHYIEFPDETRLQEILKKRFNISPQENSIQGIFKQRFNISPKENPKINELVNASIKRFLEIRQFMKNENISKKVSTSELIDWFDVILEWHKKEENYKYILSTIEKEKLPYPSVLFKHWDGDNKFNKLLEVGKAT, translated from the coding sequence ATGTCGGCTAGTAAAACAGACCCTAAAACTGTATACACAGGTAAAAAACAACCAACAGAAGAAGATGTAGATGGAAATGGTCAACGCATCTATCCATATCTACCCGATCAACCCTTAGTTGAAGCTGTCAACTTAGCTATCTATCTCAAAAGACCACTGCTGCTGAAAGGAGAACCTGGGTGTGGTAAAACCCAACTAGCTCGTGCGGTTGCTTATGAACTAGGTTCACACTCAAATTTTAAAACTTGGTGTATTAATTCTAACAGTCGAGCTAAGGATGGATTATATACATATAATTCTATTAAACAACTCCTGGATACTCAATTAGCAGGTAGTTCTCATGAAAAAACAAGCAAAGAAGCTATAAAACGTCTTGAGAATCCCTATGAATCCTATGTAAAATTAAAGGCATTAGGAGAAGCATTTAATAATGAGGAACGAACTGTTGTTTTAATTGATGAGATAGATAAAGCTGACATTGATTTTCCGAATGATCTTCTTAATGTACTCGAAGAAAAATATTTTGAGATTGAAGAAATTGGCAAGAGAATTCCAGAACTATCTTCTGAAAAAACTTCACCAATTATTTTTATAACAAGCAATGATGAGAAACCTTTACCTGAAGCATTTCTTCGTCGTTGTCTCTTTCATTATATTGAGTTTCCTGATGAAACTCGACTGCAAGAAATCTTAAAAAAACGATTTAATATATCACCACAAGAAAATTCAATACAAGGAATTTTTAAGCAACGATTTAATATATCACCAAAAGAAAATCCGAAAATAAACGAATTAGTTAATGCAAGTATAAAACGTTTTTTAGAAATCAGACAATTCATGAAAAATGAAAATATATCAAAAAAGGTTAGTACTAGTGAATTAATTGATTGGTTTGATGTAATTTTAGAATGGCATAAAAAAGAAGAAAATTACAAATATATATTAAGCACAATAGAAAAAGAAAAGTTACCATATCCTTCTGTATTATTTAAACATTGGGATGGAGATAATAAATTTAATAAATTATTAGAGGTAGGGAAAGCTACATGA
- a CDS encoding pentapeptide repeat-containing protein: MSQDYFNQNLRGRSFKGQNLIGANFTYADIRGTDFTNAILRRADFTSAKAGLSLRSSIALVIVSLILAIILGFTAGIFGIFAGIMFSPEYTSKYTIFPALSVLATFLVLSTTTIFRGIVAPLVFLAVVLFVLVISGYVGIFAFQGALAVVGASTYFVVSFIFGGFAFTLAGILQGALLVAIAVIVAVIVAAFFIIAVTTASIAAGIGTHLIFAAAAGGAPIAAVGAIVSLMLSSYVAWRALASDEKYAFLRKLSIAVATFDGTSFRYAILIDANFTEATLKGTDFRKANVTCTCWRNAKQIDQIRPGNTYLQDAKLRQLVITGDGQEKNFDRLDLRGVNLSQAKLQNASFIDADFHEANLQGANLSRAILVRTNFERADLRGASLTGSCIQDWVITESTKLNGISCDYVYLKWVNEDKRDQMPPRGQFTEDGFVTFVRYILETVELYHEKDINPRLALTVLHKMSRDYDESLDIVALGKRGERVFIQVKVSENIIRGNFKEDYYSRYNQDLKLWSGSNHKLPPTVNNFIEKRIREIASETTDDFVFVDATYVEGNYIQTYQGEVNVTGDHTINMGSGNYIERIQGNYVQGNYYAAGQPQSIAQAAAEIQLLLKQLEQTYPANTTSQQMVIAAEAVHCIESNPLLKQRVINAIKSGGLAAFEKAIDNPAGAFIVGAIKGWQEVEAKD; this comes from the coding sequence ATGTCCCAGGACTATTTCAATCAAAATCTTCGAGGACGCTCCTTCAAAGGTCAAAACTTAATAGGTGCAAACTTTACATATGCAGATATCCGAGGCACAGACTTTACTAATGCCATACTCAGACGTGCAGACTTCACCTCTGCCAAAGCTGGGCTTTCACTCCGCAGCAGCATTGCTTTAGTCATAGTATCATTGATTTTGGCAATAATATTAGGATTTACAGCAGGAATATTTGGTATTTTTGCAGGAATAATGTTTAGCCCTGAATACACCAGCAAATATACTATTTTTCCAGCTCTGTCTGTCTTGGCAACATTCCTAGTACTCTCTACTACTACTATCTTCCGAGGTATAGTAGCACCTTTAGTATTTTTGGCTGTTGTTCTCTTTGTTCTTGTTATTAGTGGTTACGTTGGTATTTTTGCTTTTCAAGGTGCTTTGGCTGTAGTTGGTGCGAGTACTTACTTTGTTGTCAGTTTTATCTTTGGTGGTTTCGCTTTCACACTTGCTGGCATCTTACAGGGTGCTTTGCTTGTCGCTATAGCTGTGATTGTTGCTGTGATTGTTGCTGCTTTTTTCATTATCGCTGTCACTACAGCTAGTATCGCTGCTGGCATTGGTACTCATCTTATCTTTGCTGCCGCTGCTGGTGGTGCACCTATAGCTGCTGTTGGTGCTATTGTTAGCTTGATGTTAAGTAGTTATGTTGCTTGGCGAGCCTTGGCTAGTGATGAGAAGTATGCTTTTCTTCGGAAATTGTCTATAGCTGTTGCTACTTTTGATGGAACAAGCTTTCGTTATGCTATTTTAATTGATGCAAATTTTACGGAGGCTACGCTTAAAGGTACGGATTTTAGAAAAGCTAATGTTACTTGTACCTGTTGGCGGAATGCTAAACAAATAGACCAAATTCGACCTGGAAATACTTATCTTCAAGATGCAAAATTACGACAATTAGTAATTACTGGTGATGGGCAGGAGAAAAACTTTGATCGCTTAGATTTACGAGGTGTTAACCTAAGCCAAGCCAAATTACAAAATGCCAGCTTTATTGACGCAGACTTCCATGAAGCTAACTTGCAAGGAGCTAATTTATCCAGAGCTATCTTAGTCAGAACTAACTTTGAAAGAGCAGATTTAAGAGGCGCTAGTTTAACTGGAAGTTGTATCCAAGATTGGGTAATTACCGAAAGTACTAAGCTGAATGGGATTTCCTGCGATTACGTATATCTAAAATGGGTTAATGAAGATAAGCGTGACCAAATGCCACCTAGAGGTCAATTCACAGAAGATGGCTTTGTAACTTTTGTTAGATACATCCTAGAAACAGTTGAATTATATCATGAGAAGGATATTAATCCTAGACTAGCTCTAACTGTATTGCATAAAATGTCTAGAGATTATGATGAGTCTTTAGATATTGTAGCTCTAGGTAAAAGAGGAGAAAGGGTTTTTATTCAAGTAAAAGTTTCTGAAAATATTATTCGGGGAAACTTTAAAGAGGATTATTATTCGAGGTACAATCAAGATTTGAAGTTGTGGTCAGGAAGTAACCACAAGCTACCACCTACTGTAAATAATTTTATTGAGAAAAGAATTAGGGAGATTGCTTCAGAAACAACAGATGATTTTGTTTTTGTCGATGCTACCTACGTAGAAGGAAATTACATCCAAACCTATCAAGGAGAAGTTAACGTGACTGGAGATCACACTATTAATATGGGTAGCGGTAATTATATCGAGCGTATTCAAGGAAATTACGTTCAAGGTAACTACTACGCTGCTGGACAGCCCCAAAGTATTGCCCAAGCTGCTGCTGAGATTCAGCTATTACTAAAACAATTAGAGCAAACTTACCCGGCCAATACTACATCACAACAAATGGTAATAGCAGCAGAAGCTGTACACTGCATTGAAAGTAACCCATTATTGAAACAAAGAGTGATAAATGCTATCAAGTCAGGAGGTTTGGCTGCTTTTGAGAAAGCTATTGACAACCCAGCAGGCGCTTTTATTGTTGGTGCTATCAAAGGCTGGCAGGAAGTAGAAGCAAAAGATTAA
- a CDS encoding WD40 repeat domain-containing protein has product MTPYKRFQQILNRVEQGQQTDEDISFLRQLLSADDRQIVLQLGKYNVNIGEGRDIHIGDRIYQTWDEQAIQTLVQAIQKVTWRCVASLTENDYTQVENQSTRIPIIDKLAKNLTDFSQQSVMRYGLKLAFSPDQEYFTSGGNQIIKLWQTNTREILQEISVPFSATGIFDLWFTSVAISPDAQLIAACKAYQIYIWRSGILNPLYTFSKTLFSNFLDVFGFDSVAFSPNNKILAANDNQDIKLWNIERGKEIAKLSGHSDKVTCVAFNPKNSRILASCSYDKTIKLWDIDSKTCLSTLTAHRDAIYTLTFSPDGEILASGSNDNTIKLWHLNTGQTPQTLRQHSDAVTCLVFSPDGKALVSGSNDKTIVEWKITENEFQIFPERHRRGVTSIAISPDGKTLISGGRDQTIKAWQR; this is encoded by the coding sequence ATGACACCTTATAAACGCTTCCAGCAAATACTAAATCGGGTTGAACAGGGACAGCAAACTGATGAAGATATATCATTTTTACGTCAGTTACTTTCGGCTGACGATCGGCAAATTGTATTGCAACTAGGTAAGTACAATGTCAATATTGGTGAAGGTAGAGACATCCATATAGGCGATCGCATCTACCAAACCTGGGATGAACAAGCAATCCAAACTTTAGTTCAAGCTATTCAAAAAGTAACTTGGCGATGTGTCGCTAGTTTAACAGAGAATGATTACACTCAAGTTGAAAATCAATCTACTCGAATTCCTATTATAGATAAACTAGCTAAAAATTTAACTGATTTTTCTCAACAATCTGTGATGCGTTATGGATTAAAACTAGCCTTTAGTCCTGATCAGGAATATTTTACTAGTGGTGGCAATCAAATTATTAAACTTTGGCAGACAAACACACGAGAAATACTACAAGAAATATCTGTTCCCTTTTCTGCAACAGGCATTTTTGATTTATGGTTTACATCTGTAGCCATTAGTCCAGATGCTCAATTAATTGCTGCTTGTAAAGCTTATCAAATTTACATTTGGCGTTCAGGCATATTAAATCCTCTTTATACATTTAGTAAAACTCTCTTTAGTAATTTTTTAGATGTTTTTGGTTTTGATTCAGTCGCTTTTAGTCCTAATAACAAAATATTAGCCGCTAATGATAATCAGGATATTAAGTTGTGGAATATAGAAAGAGGCAAAGAAATTGCTAAATTATCTGGCCATTCTGATAAAGTAACTTGTGTTGCTTTTAACCCAAAAAACAGTCGAATTCTTGCTAGTTGTAGCTACGATAAAACTATCAAACTATGGGATATAGATAGTAAAACCTGTTTAAGTACACTTACAGCACATCGAGACGCTATTTATACGCTAACATTTAGCCCAGATGGAGAAATATTGGCAAGTGGCAGTAATGACAATACCATTAAACTTTGGCATTTGAATACTGGACAAACACCCCAAACGCTGAGACAGCATTCAGATGCTGTTACTTGTCTTGTATTTAGTCCAGACGGTAAAGCTTTAGTGAGTGGAAGTAATGATAAAACAATTGTAGAGTGGAAAATTACTGAAAATGAATTCCAAATTTTTCCTGAACGACATCGCAGAGGTGTGACATCAATTGCAATTAGTCCAGATGGAAAAACATTAATAAGTGGAGGTAGAGATCAGACCATTAAAGCCTGGCAACGGTAA
- a CDS encoding GUN4 domain-containing protein, with amino-acid sequence MKPTEHLQQILHRIENGQQTDEDISFLRQLLLAGDRQIVSQLGKYNVNLGEGRDIHIGDHFYQQWDEKAIQALIKFIKNQFDSIPLLPKELPQQEYIHLKNLLGSGRWREANNTTKIIILKTVKREQEGWLTDDDIQNFPCQVLQVIDRLWLQYSNQRFGFSVQKQIFNECEKNLQAFGDRVGWHIQENWISSSQIIFDPSHAPEGHLPWGIMQVVTMDNAALNAFVHGLRNATKIIVQQDWQKQLLTDFMAFGGFLTGDNVDKEEFRRNLEYELSHDQAWWEGERLEELKVHKLFSLLTACLNL; translated from the coding sequence ATGAAACCTACTGAACACCTCCAGCAAATTCTGCATCGGATTGAAAACGGACAGCAAACCGATGAGGATATATCATTTTTACGTCAGCTACTTCTAGCTGGCGATCGCCAAATTGTATCGCAACTAGGTAAATACAATGTCAACCTTGGTGAAGGTAGAGACATCCATATAGGCGATCACTTTTATCAACAATGGGATGAAAAAGCAATCCAAGCTTTAATTAAATTTATCAAAAACCAGTTTGATTCAATCCCTCTTCTTCCTAAAGAATTGCCGCAACAAGAGTACATACACTTGAAAAATTTGTTGGGTTCAGGAAGATGGAGAGAAGCTAATAATACAACTAAAATTATTATTCTGAAGACAGTTAAGAGAGAACAAGAAGGCTGGCTAACCGACGACGACATTCAAAATTTTCCCTGTCAAGTTCTTCAAGTTATTGATCGCCTTTGGTTGCAGTACAGCAATCAACGTTTTGGGTTTAGCGTACAGAAGCAAATCTTCAATGAATGCGAAAAAAATCTACAAGCATTTGGTGATCGTGTTGGCTGGCACATACAGGAAAATTGGATTTCCTCTAGCCAAATTATTTTCGACCCTAGCCATGCACCAGAAGGTCATCTCCCTTGGGGAATTATGCAGGTTGTGACAATGGACAATGCAGCTTTAAATGCTTTTGTTCATGGACTGCGAAACGCCACAAAAATAATCGTACAACAGGATTGGCAAAAACAACTTCTGACTGATTTTATGGCATTTGGCGGGTTTTTGACAGGTGACAATGTTGATAAAGAGGAATTTAGGAGAAATTTGGAATACGAACTTTCTCATGATCAGGCATGGTGGGAAGGAGAAAGGCTAGAAGAGTTGAAAGTTCACAAACTTTTTTCATTACTGACTGCCTGTCTCAATTTATAA
- a CDS encoding vWA domain-containing protein, with product MQNVFIKFRTNKPLLFGIYGAIGCLIAAIFLGEPLLALTKLAPSAQQIPQAIVLLIDASSSMSDGKLTEVKTAATKFVERRNLTEDKLAVVSFGLEIKTATSLTDDANTLKSAIASLSEVGGTPMAQGLDAAVAELQSTSLRRNILLFTDGLPDSQVLASFSAQSVRSQRINLIAVATGDADTNYLAQLTGDRSLVFYANSGQFDQAFRNAEAAIYKQLVESEPIGNYGVIYSTLRIGGWTAFLAMGIALALIMGQNHYMHRRLFTFNKGSVSTIGSLVAGMVAGATGQLIFLPLTSGIPNVALIESVLTWAIFGALSIGLLSLFIRRLRKLQLSSVLLTGAISGALAAGAWLMSATYLGDFLGRLIGAIVFGICIRLLSGSTLLSLVALIGVAIFGQLVFFSIPGLSILETIGRIIGWTILGLLVGGGTCFFVPNLKLNKALLGGTVGGTLGAIGFLVAAAVFGDIPGRLSGAAILGFFIGLMIAWVEQEQLNQEPYLLVHWTPTEKTSLLLGAKPVVIGSSVDAQIPLNASEGFTPITAKIYQEGANILMQFDTGYAASKNMKKTLQQLNVGDTRKLGNITIEVKAATIQQNLTTS from the coding sequence ATGCAAAATGTATTTATAAAGTTCCGAACAAACAAACCTTTACTTTTTGGAATATACGGCGCAATTGGTTGTCTAATTGCTGCGATTTTCCTAGGAGAACCATTACTTGCTTTAACCAAACTTGCACCATCTGCACAACAAATTCCCCAAGCCATTGTTTTATTAATTGATGCTTCTTCAAGTATGAGCGATGGGAAATTAACAGAAGTTAAAACTGCCGCCACTAAATTTGTAGAACGTCGTAACTTAACTGAAGATAAACTGGCTGTAGTTAGTTTTGGATTAGAGATTAAAACTGCTACTTCTTTAACTGATGACGCTAACACTCTCAAAAGTGCGATCGCCAGTTTGTCAGAAGTTGGTGGTACTCCAATGGCACAAGGCTTAGATGCTGCTGTAGCAGAGTTGCAGTCAACGTCCCTGCGTCGCAACATCTTATTATTTACCGATGGCTTGCCAGATTCTCAAGTTCTTGCCTCTTTTTCGGCTCAATCTGTGAGAAGTCAGAGAATTAACTTGATAGCAGTTGCGACCGGTGATGCTGACACCAATTATCTAGCGCAACTTACAGGCGATCGCTCTCTGGTGTTTTATGCTAATTCTGGCCAGTTTGATCAAGCTTTTCGGAATGCTGAAGCTGCTATTTACAAGCAATTAGTCGAGTCAGAACCAATAGGAAATTATGGTGTAATATACTCTACATTGCGAATTGGTGGCTGGACAGCTTTTTTAGCAATGGGCATAGCGCTTGCTCTAATTATGGGGCAAAACCACTATATGCACCGTCGTCTCTTCACATTTAATAAAGGTAGTGTCAGTACTATCGGCAGTCTGGTCGCTGGTATGGTTGCAGGCGCAACTGGTCAATTAATTTTTTTGCCACTCACGAGTGGTATTCCTAACGTTGCTCTGATTGAGAGTGTCCTTACTTGGGCAATTTTCGGTGCTTTATCTATAGGTTTATTATCATTATTTATACGCAGACTCAGAAAATTACAACTATCGAGTGTATTACTTACTGGTGCGATCAGTGGCGCTTTGGCTGCTGGTGCTTGGCTAATGTCTGCTACTTATTTAGGAGATTTTCTAGGGCGATTAATTGGTGCAATTGTTTTTGGTATCTGCATACGACTATTATCTGGTTCCACTTTATTAAGTTTAGTTGCATTAATAGGAGTAGCCATCTTTGGTCAATTGGTATTTTTCTCAATTCCTGGTTTATCCATTCTAGAAACGATTGGCAGAATAATCGGTTGGACAATTTTAGGTCTATTGGTAGGAGGTGGAACATGTTTTTTTGTACCCAACCTCAAGCTGAATAAAGCATTATTGGGTGGTACTGTTGGCGGAACTTTAGGAGCCATTGGTTTTTTAGTAGCTGCGGCAGTATTTGGAGATATCCCCGGTCGTTTATCGGGTGCAGCCATATTAGGCTTTTTCATTGGTTTAATGATTGCTTGGGTGGAACAAGAACAATTAAATCAAGAACCATATCTGTTAGTCCATTGGACACCAACAGAGAAAACATCATTATTACTTGGTGCAAAACCCGTTGTCATTGGTAGCTCTGTCGATGCTCAAATTCCCTTAAATGCTTCAGAAGGATTTACACCGATTACGGCCAAAATTTATCAAGAAGGAGCCAATATTTTAATGCAATTTGATACAGGATATGCTGCAAGTAAAAATATGAAAAAAACTCTCCAGCAATTAAATGTAGGGGACACACGCAAGTTGGGAAACATTACTATAGAAGTCAAAGCTGCTACTATCCAACAAAACTTAACCACCTCTTGA
- a CDS encoding ARC6/PARC6 family protein: MKKIICYFTLLIIYGCSFGIPSAPFASTCPEKPTNTLTEKDVQEINLDEKTSSKSGQASANKSIGYKFTAQSGQKLSWSTDSDICVWVYAPDNQILKGGDLPQTGKYIIQVSALKGSKTFDMKMSLGILQASENPTPTPSVSITAISSRLKPTPTPTPTSVADLTQEQALNIVKEWYAAKPQIFAPPFDTTLVDKLATGKLYDKTTNSDPDAGPIAWLKANNSYYQYNQSEIRKVTDFSNSGRRPYIKVKVFEELYLYGPKGNIDQENSGSYQTDFIYFFEKDSNGVWKIYDYSKI; encoded by the coding sequence ATGAAGAAAATAATTTGCTACTTTACATTATTAATAATTTATGGGTGTTCTTTTGGAATACCATCTGCTCCATTTGCTTCTACTTGTCCAGAAAAACCTACAAATACACTAACAGAAAAAGATGTTCAAGAAATCAATTTGGATGAAAAAACTTCATCTAAATCTGGTCAAGCTAGTGCGAATAAATCTATAGGATATAAATTTACAGCTCAGTCTGGTCAAAAACTGAGTTGGTCAACTGATAGTGATATTTGCGTTTGGGTTTATGCGCCAGATAACCAGATTTTGAAGGGCGGGGATTTACCACAAACGGGTAAATATATTATCCAGGTTTCTGCACTGAAGGGTTCTAAAACCTTTGATATGAAAATGAGTTTAGGTATTCTTCAAGCTTCTGAAAACCCGACTCCAACACCTTCTGTTTCTATTACTGCTATTTCTTCTAGGTTAAAGCCTACACCTACACCTACACCTACATCAGTAGCAGATTTAACTCAAGAACAAGCACTGAATATAGTTAAGGAATGGTATGCTGCTAAACCTCAAATATTTGCACCGCCTTTTGATACAACATTAGTTGATAAATTAGCCACAGGAAAGCTGTATGATAAAACTACTAATTCTGATCCAGATGCTGGCCCTATAGCTTGGCTGAAAGCTAATAATTCTTACTATCAATATAATCAATCAGAAATCAGAAAAGTTACAGATTTTTCTAATTCTGGCAGACGGCCATATATAAAAGTTAAAGTTTTTGAAGAACTATATCTTTATGGACCGAAAGGTAATATTGACCAAGAAAACTCTGGCTCGTACCAAACTGATTTTATATATTTTTTTGAAAAAGACAGCAATGGTGTATGGAAAATTTATGATTATTCAAAAATTTAG
- a CDS encoding serine hydrolase, with the protein MNKKYRKIKRSIRLDRVAILVALVCLPLISLILLISKLFNSYQVLNSKKCTIESKINLLTFIEKSIQGTINKNQVNCFYFYGSSEDKIKLFSKTKITFKTPNNHPSILQGSSNITLSNTGTYSIVINTDKDVEDYQVTLKLESKNLSATPPIRITETLPYKPAIINYEPQLIYKVDKPPSFKQNLKLQTIVNDIVALASSKGLPIDRLSVSLVELNSTECCAYGQYLAQEPRFPASVAKLFWMVYLYGKYEAKLLPEGAVSYKNLAKMIQDSDNESASLIVDTITQTKSGENLPSNEFDRWVQKRLAMNSFFEQAGYYPINISQKLFPTDYQKNDAPAGRDLQIRRDESHPYRNYTTTHNVARLLLEIYQEKAISKKYSQSMKLLLKRNLHPSAWRNKEFNAIEGFLGEALPENAYFASKMGWNFNTRNDAAIIGTPNGKHKYILVIFGDDPSFYKDKKLFPELSRLVYERMTN; encoded by the coding sequence ATGAATAAAAAGTATCGTAAAATAAAACGCTCAATTAGGTTGGATCGAGTAGCTATTTTAGTAGCTTTAGTTTGTTTACCATTAATTTCATTAATACTTTTAATATCAAAACTTTTTAATAGTTATCAAGTATTAAATAGCAAAAAATGTACCATAGAATCAAAAATTAATTTACTAACATTTATTGAAAAAAGTATTCAAGGCACTATTAATAAAAATCAAGTTAATTGTTTCTATTTTTATGGTTCATCTGAGGATAAAATTAAGTTATTTAGTAAAACTAAAATTACTTTTAAGACACCAAATAATCATCCGAGTATTTTACAAGGTTCTTCCAATATAACTTTGTCTAATACTGGAACATACTCAATTGTCATCAACACAGATAAAGATGTTGAAGATTACCAAGTAACTTTGAAGTTAGAAAGTAAAAACTTATCTGCCACACCTCCAATTAGAATAACTGAGACATTACCCTACAAACCAGCGATAATTAACTATGAGCCACAACTGATTTATAAGGTAGATAAACCTCCGTCTTTTAAACAAAATTTAAAATTACAAACAATAGTTAATGATATTGTGGCTTTGGCTAGCTCAAAAGGTTTACCAATAGATAGATTATCTGTCAGTTTGGTCGAATTAAATAGTACTGAATGTTGTGCCTATGGTCAATATTTAGCTCAAGAACCTAGATTTCCTGCAAGTGTAGCTAAGTTATTCTGGATGGTGTATTTATATGGCAAATATGAAGCAAAACTACTGCCAGAAGGGGCAGTTTCTTACAAAAATCTGGCGAAGATGATTCAAGACTCAGATAATGAGTCAGCTAGTTTAATTGTAGATACAATTACCCAAACTAAATCAGGTGAAAATTTACCTTCAAATGAATTTGATAGATGGGTTCAAAAGCGATTAGCAATGAATTCATTTTTTGAACAAGCGGGATATTATCCCATAAATATTAGTCAAAAACTTTTCCCAACTGATTATCAGAAAAATGATGCCCCTGCTGGTAGAGATTTACAGATACGTCGTGACGAATCCCATCCTTACAGGAATTATACAACTACACATAATGTAGCCCGATTACTTCTAGAAATTTATCAAGAAAAAGCTATTTCTAAAAAATATAGTCAAAGCATGAAGTTGTTGTTAAAAAGAAACTTGCATCCTAGTGCTTGGAGAAATAAAGAATTTAATGCTATTGAAGGTTTTTTAGGCGAAGCTTTACCAGAAAACGCTTACTTTGCTTCAAAAATGGGCTGGAATTTTAACACACGTAACGATGCTGCTATTATAGGAACTCCAAATGGTAAACATAAGTATATATTAGTAATTTTTGGTGACGATCCCAGCTTTTATAAAGATAAAAAACTTTTCCCTGAACTATCACGCTTAGTTTATGAACGTATGACAAATTAA